caatatttgtgtcAAGCGTTTCACCATCTAATCCTCTCTGTCAATGAGCGCTTGAATCTGCTGTTTCCTGCATCACATTTACACTTTGACCTCAACAACAACACAAGAATGAAAAGTTTCACATACAATTTGTAAAATAGACTGACGatttatatttaacaaatatacagccacggaaaaatatgaagagatcattccaaatgttcatttaatcctCATTTCTAGATGTCTTGTGTTagtttcagtccagtgtctgttggatTTGAACAAAACCTCAgcagtgacataaagtcatccaacagcaacgtaCAATCCagtttatcacataaaaaattcatttttgaacGTTTTCTATATGTGAAATatgtgaatctgaacttgttttctttgcagtttgaggtctgaaaaaatacagagcatcttttctgttattttcacctgtttctccaggtcTCATTTTCTGAAAAGAAACGCACGCAGAAACATTATGTTTTTTagacatttgggagaaatattattagtaatgatcattttacctaaacacatatctATTgatagtaaattttaaaatctgTGACTGtacattgtaaatgtaaatatagatGCAGATATAACTGTATGAGTGAAAACTGTCTTCTCtgctttaaaatatacttattatataaaatataatagtggaatcacaaataaatgtgtatcttatggtgtgacagcaaaaaatgagaaaataaacttacaatgaagataaatctctcttacgcaatttttatatattattaacagttagtTTTCTAACAGTTTGCTTTATGTCACACCATACGACACATGTCTGGTGtatctgtcaactacccatctACATATTTGTCCACTTTCAACTATAATTCATATATGGCCATGCAGATTTAAGATTAGGTTTGAATGTTAGGCTGTTCTTTCATTTCAAAAGGTTTGTGAACCCCCATCATCAAATGGCCTAGTTTGTGAAGCACTGTAATATTGATTGTTGATCTGTACTTCATTCACATAAAGAATCTCTACAGCGGTCAGTTTAAAGCTGTAAAATACAAACTAGAAGAACGTAAAGTGGCCGTGCTTGTTTAAACATCTGAAGTGAGCAATAACTCGTGGTCTGTCACGCAATGACCCGCACTGCACGAGCACACACTATAATAGCTTCACTTGATCAATGTTGAATCATTTATTCAAGCTTTAGGAACACCGTCCACCATCTGTCTGTCATCAAGTTGATGAATCCTTTCACGCTCATTTTGTGCAAACCTTGCACACTGTACAGAACATACAACCGATTTTTAATCATGGTTTGACAGCTGACTGATAAATAATCACATGTCATTTCTAACAGTTGTTGGTCTCGACATCACCTTGTAATGCGTGAGACAtgaaaatgaaacacaaattcAGACTCAAAATATTCTacagtttaataaaaatagaaatgtaaaaaaaaaaacgtttttacgGCTACCTGAAATACTCTTAGCAAATAAAAATGTCCGGCAGTAAGACTCTGTGTAGTTCATGTAATGATGAGAGACTGAAACACATTTTACTGTGAACGACCGTGATCAGAATTTCTTCTTTACACACATTTAGTTTCTGTCTATAAGCCCTGAATGAATTGAAACTATGATTTGGATGACCTGTATCCATTACTGTCGTCAATCAGAAACTGTTCTGAAGTTTATAGCTATCTGAACAACACAGATGATAGATCAAATACAATTAAATCCTGCCCTAAATGGTTTCTCGTGCCCTGAAAAAAAATGATACTTTAAAGTAACTTCATTACATTATGGACAGTGTTCCACACAACAGTTATCTCTATTCAAATACTTAGTTCACTTTAGTTCATCATACATGGAGTAAACTTAAACAACCATGTCCATATAATGtccaaataacattttattgcaacttttactctccctATTCAGACCcgtgcaaagcatgatgggaagtggAAATCCTGTTCCTAGATTCCATAAcactattttaatacaactaaatTCATTTATGTATTTCAACTCAAATGGATTAAGTAAAGTGGTTCAAAAtaattgtgttgtgttatttaAGTAAATTGAAGAACCATCAAATATAATTTTGATCTACTTGATTGAAACATGTtcgtttaaaatgtaaacatttagttaaGCCAAAGCATTACTGTTTTTAGTCCATTTAACACAATGCGATTAtgtttgaacataaaacctttcaaataaattgtttaaataaagtgaacagtattctaaaatcattttttgagtgTGTCACGTTATGAAAGTAAAATGCTCCTCAAACATTATTTCGTGTTGATGACGTATGTCTAATGTCAGCACATGTGTTCTGTCTAGTTTGCTCGGGTCTATCTATTCTCTCTAACAACATTTCATGTATTACACCACACattataatgcatcataccTGTTAATAACACATTATACCTAAAGGCTTTAAGTAAAGTCTTACCAGATTATCAGTCTAGATAAATCCAGTTTGGAATCTGGTTTTTGCTTGTGCCAAAATCAAAATCGTGATGTATTTTGTGGCTGTTTGCCATCTTCACGCCTTAATGTGCATGTCgttctttattttcatttctttctacCACTTTATTCCCTCTGGAAGGTTTGGACTTTGTCCCATGCAGAAAGCAATCCCCTGTTCCCAGTTCACGTGTATGGGTGTTTGAGCTGGAACACACACATCTGTGAGCATCCTAACACGGCCATGACAGTGATGTGAAGTACTTCAGATACTCTCAACCTTCACTTACATTAGACCTCACACTCATCTGAAGTGTCATGTCAACACTACAGACACGTGCCACAATGATGGAAGTAATACTCGCCTAAACCCCTCCAATCATTCAACCCAGCAAGAAAGGACATCATGTTTCTGCCATTGGATTAGCTGTCCAATGAGATCCACTCACACGAGCGCACGCATGTGATCAGAAACAAACACGGCGTGACAGAGACCACTGCCCCGGATAACCCTCAAAACATTTATCACCAGAGGTGCTCCATCCAACCTCCACAATCTGACGGCTCACCTCAACGTGGCCccaataaagagagagagagagagagagagagagagagagagagcgagagagcgagagaggtgGGGTTGGGTGAGGGGAGAGTAAACGCATTTCCACATCACCGCAGTCCTTCAAAGGTTTTACCTTCTCATCGCCTTTTCATTCTGTGTTATTGTGCTCTTTGTGCATCTGCGTTCTCCCATCACccaccatctctctctctcccaatGCAACACAAAGCCCATCAGGACATCAGCCTCATCATCCCGTTTCTATCTGCCTCCCTCCCTAGAAACCATTAAAGCGGGGGAGCGTCGCATACATGGTCGCATAGAAAACACAGATTTTCGTACCTTGCCGTTGCGTTCCTGCCAGGAAGAGGCTTTGTGGGATTGaatgaataaacacacacacacacacacacacacgctcagtcaACCTCCCACTGCAGGCTGCCGTTCGCCTGAGAGAGCCCAATGCATTTCTGCCCGCAGCTGCACGCATGCACGGCCATCTCAGAGCTGTTGTGCTGGAGATGAGACGTTCTGCTCAAAGGCCATCTGATCTCCCGGCGGTGCTCGACAGCTGTAGTGCTGTGAAGCCATGGTGAAAACACGCTACACTCCACATCTACAGGAGATGAGAACAGACTGAtgccctcctctctctctctctctctctcgctctcttgtGGGTTGTCTTTGCAGAGACCCTATAAGCAGgagctgtatgtgtgtgtggcaaTCACCTAGGAGACGGTTCACGCCCCCTCTGTCGCCGTGGTGAATTGTTTCCACGCGAGCGGGTGATTGGAGACGGCAGGTAGCCTCGGTGGAGAGGTGTCGTGCGCTTCATGAATAATTCATGTCATGATGACATTAGGTGAGCTGTATGAGGTCTGAAATAACAGAACATCATCACATCTCATCGAGTTTGTcctttcattttctgttttgatgctaaTAGCAAACTCACTATTGTTTTactgtaaagaaataaataaatgtttctatAGCTATGTGCCTTTCAcacaaatttatatttatatattttttcatccgATTTGTTTTTCTATTGATTTGAGGGTTTCTATCTTATATTTCTAatccacattttaaaaaaataggCTAGTAAAGTTATTGGACTTGACAAGTCgaatcaaaaatatttatattcttatatttatttagggctgtcacaagaTGAATCATTTagtttgtatttacataatttatccctgtactgtgcatattaattttgtatttataaaagcatacacacacatgtatatatttaggaaaaatataaaaatgaataatcatctatatttaatttaaattattggtaaatataaataagtacgtcaatatttcctaaatatgtctgcatgtatgtgtatatgaatACAAacttaatatgcacagtacagacatatattttgtaaacacaaacttttattctggatattattaatcgtttgacagccctaatatttataTTCACATCATATTCAGTGTTTCACCATTTGTGTATAATTggctgattttttttctctattaTTCAGTTCCAGTCATCCATTCCAAAAagaattatttaataaaagttcaattcaatgatgtttttttaattttcaccATTCAATTTTTGTATACAAAACCAATTTCAGAATACAAGTAATTTTAAGCATACAAGAACAAACAGAACACCGTGCCAAAccatttacatgtttttaattttcAGTCTTTTAATGAGACTGGACCAATCTCTGGACAGTTAAGTACATTTATGAATTCAACTCAGGAAATCAAGAAACCCAATTCACTGACAATACTGATCAATACCTCTCAGTCGTTCACGTTAAAGCACGAGGGATTTCAATCTCAGGAAGATTTGCATCTCAATTACTGATAAAGACCAAAGCAGATGAGTCAACCCCGCTCCCCCAGACCCATCATTTATCCTGTGTGTGTGAACATCAGACATTTGACAATTTCTGTAATCATGTAATGATTGTATTTAAAAATCATGTGAAAGTCATTGATTCTCCATCAACAGTAGTGATGTTTAAAAgatcaaagtgttttaataacATGATATTTTTGcgtctgtatttatttttggatgCCATGTGATAAACACTGTCATGTGATGATATGTGACATGTAAACAGATTTGATTCAGATCTGTACATGATGAAACGTGCGGTATTTATTGAAGCATTCattcaacaaacacacatctcACACAGAAAAGACAATACATGTCcacatataaaaatgtttctcttgtTATATAAAGAAAATTCTACAAGTTATTCACAATTTCCTTAGTCGGaatgaaaaagtaataaaagcGAGTGTGAATGCATGTACTCAAAAATATGTACAAAAACATCAagcgtaaacaaacaaacaaaaaaaccatCGACAACAAACACTGACTGTTTCAAAACCTAGTAAGCTGCTCGTGTAGACGGCATCACGGGCATGAATGAAACACGGTGGACCTCTTCACTGCTCACTTTGTAGTTTATGTCTGTATCGTTCAGCGCGCAGCTCCTCGAAGCAGAACTCTGTGACTCCGCTGTAGAGCAGCTCTTTACAGTACATGCTCTGTTCACGAGTCTTTCCCTCCGCCGCCGCCTCCTGCGTGTGCTGCGACCGCTCCTGCAGCATCTTCAGAGGCGTCTCCTGCGCTCTACACGGCTTACGGGCCGACAGCACCGAGTTCACGGCTGGGTTGATTTTACAAGGCGTTCTGAAACAAATCAAACAGACGAATAGAGAAAGGAGAACATTGTAAGTGTATATAAGCGAATGCATTACAGGTTCAGTGCAGGGCCGGATTATGACTCACATTTCTTCCGTTCCTTCCCTTAGCTGCGCGTTCAgttatagaaagtgaaagttaagatgATCGTGAGTATTCAAACCGTTCTCGCTCTGCGTCAAATGCCTGCGCTGCACTAAAAATAATTAAGCCTGATTAAAgtagtaagctgtcgtgtttacatcgGTTGCGATAAGAATTcctcacgatcgactaaacgccaAATTCTTAGACGTATGCGAGGTTCACGACTGTTTCCGTGGgaacatttccacgcctctaaacatgacgcggcacaaaacgaaacgtggttgctttacctgtcagtcatatggcctcttgggcgggccttggccaaagaaagagGCCAAAGTTCCCGCGAGACTATGAAGCCCAGGGCCCCCTCGGGCTCATGCTAGTCAAGGGCCCCTGGGCACTAGCCCCCCACTAATCTATCCCTGGCTGGGATTTGTAACttattttggttaaaaagttTTTTAGAAGTTGTTAAATAACAAAATGCACGAGATCAAATAATTCAAGAACTGAGATGACGAGCACACTTCTGATGAAACTCACACAGCGGGCGGCTGGTGGTCTTCCTCTACAAACGGCTGGAAGGTGGGGACGGGAGGTGGAACGGCCACGCTGAGGCCCGATCTCGACTTCAGGggcaactgaaataaaacacacatcagTATTTACCTTTCACCCTACAGATAACATCATCCTTTAGGTTTCCTTTGACTGCCCTAAGGCATGAAACTGACACAcgcgcgcgctctctctctctctctctctccaaaccGGTTAACACACACCTTCACATTGGTCCATTTTTCGGGTTTCTGTTCGTTCTCTTTGGCTCTGGCTGTAGGTGTTGCCGTCCAGATTTCTAATCGTGGATCCTGTGGTTCAGTTTCAGGATTTTTGTTCTCATCAAATATCATCAGACGACTGTTCTGTTTTGGGCCCAGCGGCTGTTTTAACTTCAGCCCACGTGCATCTGTCCCAACAACATCAGACaaacaatatttcattttacaaaGAAAGCGTTTTATATGAATGCTTCTTGCTTTGGTTCCTGGTATAAGTGGCCAAACTACGTTTCAACTTTCAATGCATCAACACATGTTTCATCTGTGACAATCTCATGAGGATTCCTCAATTGCCAGAGGAAAATGAACTGAACATATTTGAAGTTACTCACAGCCGACAGACGCACTCGCTCTGTTGATGGGAACGACTGCTTTCTTCTTTCCTTTGGCTTTTAACTCAGCCAGTGAGGATCTCTGAGGCTCTGCAGATCcttcatcaccatcatcatcgtCGTCATGGTCTTTCTGCTGGTCAGTCATGGAGGACATCATCTGTCTGCACACACGTGCCTGCAGAGCTCTGGAGATCAACACATTTCATTATTCCAAAACACTATCAGCAGGTCTGTTGCTCCTGACGTATATAGAGCACGACTGAGTGGACAGACCTGTGAAACACGTGGAGTTTATCTGAAGGTTGTGCGCCACACTTGACACCGTTTTGAAATATGCTGTCAGCCATCTTTAAATTGCCCCTCTTCTCGTTCTCCTCAGACCAGGCGATGTACAGAGCGGCCTGCATGGTACCGATTCCCTGAGCTTGCATGAAGCGGTAGATGTCCATCGGGTCCGAACAGCCCTCTGcctaaacaaacagaaacataGACATTTACACGGCTCTGGCGTTGTGCGGGACATTCAGGAATATCAGGTTCATGACTTACAAATTCAATCCAGAGTTCAACGTAGCGGATGTCATCCTGATATTTCTTGTCGTCTGTGAAGCGTCTCACTGCTCTTTGAAGCAGTACGGATAAATTGCTCTCCTTCCCTCCTTGAGGATACGTCTGTTTCGTCCATTTTATGTACCTATAGAAAAAATGCTCAGATTACAAGAAAAACCTTTACAGTACCACCAGACACATTTACTCATGGGTCAAAGACCAAAACGGGTTTACGCATAAAAGCAATCATTGTAATACTGCTTCTAAATTGCTGttgttcaaaaatgaaaagttttccGTTTAATTTaactgcatttttgtttttcagagcaaaaaataaatatcataaatTAATCCCTGATTTACTTAAATCATTACTAacatgtcattcagtgtaacaatcttgtcaggcatatttacaacaaaaatcaatttatgacaattaattaaaagactaataattactttcaccccaaatgccaactagggctgcaacaactaatcgataaaatcgataaagaaattcgttgtcaacgaattttacatgcgcagttttaaagtcacacttgtctctccgtgcagcgcgaggtgcgcagtttgaaagtcacacgtgttttgcatgcatctcttcaagctgcgcagttttaaagtttaaaggggagaggtgttttaaatgaaaaaattaaagattatattagtaaaacccaatttgtggcgtttgcactttgcaaagtacatattaggctaaataccctgatttggtggtttatttagttcagaggtgggtaacgaagtacagttacttgagaactgtacttaagtacacttttgagtacttaagtattactttttctgtttactttttactgtacttcactacatttgaatgacaaatatctcccttttcatggcacaaaaaaatgattttcttgGCCGACcatcccctcgctcccacgtttgggagagactattgtcagttgcttctaatatgacacacatgaatcaactcaccaggtgtattaattatggagacattcacaacattttgggagaaggctaatgagttcagttgtgtatacgtTTCCCATATCCGATTTACTTATAAGCAAAAGacgtaattacattttatccgattaatcgaaaaaataatcgtccaactaatcgattatcaaaagaatcgttagttgcagccctaatgcCAACTAGTtgtaattttagattttttttaagaggtaagtagcatatgatttttaaggtcctactttggtttatagagtgtccaacaacaagtttatgtacatacaaggtgtaaaaacactattatgtcgtaataatagg
This genomic window from Triplophysa rosa linkage group LG10, Trosa_1v2, whole genome shotgun sequence contains:
- the bub1bb gene encoding mitotic checkpoint serine/threonine-protein kinase BUB1 beta encodes the protein MAECDAEWELCKENIQPLRHGRTISALHQALCQQHEGNNAALNQKKQAFESELRLYEGDDPLDVWVRYIKWTKQTYPQGGKESNLSVLLQRAVRRFTDDKKYQDDIRYVELWIEFAEGCSDPMDIYRFMQAQGIGTMQAALYIAWSEENEKRGNLKMADSIFQNGVKCGAQPSDKLHVFHRALQARVCRQMMSSMTDQQKDHDDDDDGDEGSAEPQRSSLAELKAKGKKKAVVPINRASASVGYARGLKLKQPLGPKQNSRLMIFDENKNPETEPQDPRLEIWTATPTARAKENEQKPEKWTNVKLPLKSRSGLSVAVPPPVPTFQPFVEEDHQPPAVTPCKINPAVNSVLSARKPCRAQETPLKMLQERSQHTQEAAAEGKTREQSMYCKELLYSGVTEFCFEELRAERYRHKLQSEQ